Proteins from one Aspergillus nidulans FGSC A4 chromosome VIII genomic window:
- a CDS encoding uncharacterized protein (transcript_id=CADANIAT00002127): MPPPEMSQVYLLKELSSYEPQESDTLQLAFQVQGINPVYLPDSYDRPQSTNDILQHFEGKNSKGIFVIITRTVSEPSAAPDTEPKAKQTKRTTKRQSSVRVSKVKQEPEIKQEPEVKRELEQDITIQDNNLEVVPGPAIQKKCLFLIALKEKEPERDIQEKDLEQELLELLYTEAFAGPSWAGC, encoded by the exons ATGCCTCCTCCAGAAATGTCTC AAGTATACCTTCTAAAAGAGCTAAGTTCGTATGAGCCCCAGGAGTCAGATACCCTTCAACTTGCCTTCCAAGTACAGGGAATAAACCCGGTCTATCTTCCTGACTCGTACGACAGGCCACAGTCAACCAACGATATCCTACAGCACTTTGAAGGGAAAAATAGCAAGGGAATCTTTGTTATTATTACCAGAACTGTCTCTGAACCCTCTGCTGCACCTGATACAGAACCAAAGGCAAAACAGACAAAAAGAACAACCAAGCGTCAATCTTCCGTACGAGTATCTAAGGTCAAACAGGAGCCTGagatcaagcaagaacctGAGGTGAAGCGGGAGCTTGAACAGGATATAACTATACAAGATAACAATCTTGAAGTTGTTCCTGGGCCTGCTATACAGAAGAAATGCTTATTTTTAATTGCATtaaaggagaaggagccaGAGAGAGATATTCAAGAGAAGGATCTAGAGCAGGAACTATTAGAGTTACT ATATACAGAGGCATTTGCTGGCCCTTCCTGGGCGGGATGTTGA
- a CDS encoding uncharacterized protein (transcript_id=CADANIAT00002128): protein MDQLSDRIALYAIYIPLLRVQIPSFVRTWNHHRIRNQPNRPHLVPGKPYMNYNFPATGVENQGIKFNIEIFKRLQEDVQDWDVDKYLLPETYYWT from the exons ATGGATCAGTTAAGTGATCGGATTGCTTTATATGCAATCTATATACCTCTTCTCCGGGTCCAAATTCCATCATTCGTACGAACATGGAACCATCATCGAATTCGGAACCAGCCAAATCGTCCGCATCTGGTACCCGGCAAGCCTTATATGAATTATAACTTCCCAGCTACTGGTGTTGAGAACCAGGGAATCAAGTTTAATATAGAAATATTCAAGCGCTTGCAAGAAGATGTCCAAGACTGGG ATGTAGATAAATATCTGCTACCTGAGACATACTACTGGACTTGA